A genomic stretch from Deltaproteobacteria bacterium includes:
- a CDS encoding PAS domain-containing protein yields the protein MKSERESMSVPDGEKAPPSLEEVRDYYHNILAGLVDGIVVVDAALRIMIFSASAEQMTGLKAQNVQDRTMTDVFAGEKKLHHLVEKTLTTGRGHTDSSFSFKTFRREHRSLGLTTSPLLDRDGNPSGVVIVFRDLTRMKSLEERVRQGERLASLGVLAAGMAHEIKNPLGGIRGAAQLLREELSSESSCIEYTDVMIREVDRLNKIVEGLLDFSRPAPLHLRAMNVHQVLDHVAELVKMEYGGRSISIVREYDPSLPEIVGDPDPLTQVFLNFCRNGIDAMGGAGELTLTTRILPGYQVRRGDSVKRRMISVEVKDRGCGIPAENLKKIFLPFYTGKPDGVGLGLALCHRMIEEHGGKIDVVSRPDEGTCVRTSLPVAAATEL from the coding sequence ATGAAATCGGAACGTGAATCCATGAGTGTGCCCGACGGAGAGAAAGCCCCTCCTTCTCTGGAGGAGGTCCGGGATTATTACCATAATATCCTGGCGGGATTGGTGGACGGGATTGTTGTGGTGGACGCTGCATTACGGATCATGATCTTCAGCGCCTCCGCCGAACAGATGACCGGCCTCAAGGCGCAGAACGTACAGGATCGGACGATGACGGATGTTTTCGCCGGAGAGAAGAAACTCCATCACCTTGTCGAAAAGACCCTGACCACGGGGAGGGGCCATACCGATTCCAGCTTTTCCTTCAAGACCTTCCGGAGAGAACATCGCTCTCTCGGTCTGACCACTTCCCCCCTGCTGGACCGGGATGGAAACCCTTCGGGGGTCGTGATCGTCTTTCGGGACCTGACCCGGATGAAATCCCTGGAGGAGCGGGTCCGTCAGGGGGAGCGTCTTGCCTCCCTCGGGGTTCTCGCTGCCGGCATGGCCCATGAGATCAAAAACCCCCTCGGGGGAATCCGCGGGGCCGCACAACTGCTCCGGGAGGAACTATCGTCGGAATCCTCCTGTATCGAATACACGGATGTCATGATCCGGGAGGTCGACCGGTTGAACAAGATCGTGGAAGGACTGCTCGATTTTTCAAGACCGGCGCCGCTTCATCTTAGGGCCATGAATGTCCATCAGGTACTGGACCATGTGGCGGAACTGGTGAAGATGGAGTATGGAGGGAGATCGATCTCCATCGTTCGGGAATACGACCCGAGCCTGCCGGAAATAGTGGGTGATCCCGACCCGTTGACCCAGGTCTTTCTCAACTTTTGCCGGAACGGGATCGATGCAATGGGCGGTGCGGGGGAATTAACGTTGACTACCCGGATTCTGCCCGGCTACCAGGTTCGTCGGGGTGATTCCGTCAAACGCCGAATGATTTCCGTGGAAGTGAAAGACCGGGGCTGCGGGATTCCTGCGGAAAATCTGAAGAAGATCTTCTTACCTTTTTATACCGGGAAACCGGACGGCGTGGGCCTGGGGTTAGCGCTGTGTCACCGGATGATCGAGGAACATGGCGGGAAGATCGATGTCGTCAGCCGGCCCGATGAGGGAACCTGTGTTCGTACATCTTTGCCGGTGGCTGCCGCCACGGAGTTGTGA
- the tsaD gene encoding tRNA (adenosine(37)-N6)-threonylcarbamoyltransferase complex transferase subunit TsaD yields the protein MLCLGIETSCDETSASVVEDGREIRSNIISSQVEIHSKYGGVVPELASRHHVEQVTQVVDAALMDAGVSLQQIDLIGATCGPGLIGALLVGLSYAKALAFAGGIPFVGVHHIEGHIHAVTLEREVPTPYLCLVVSGGHTALIHVRAFGEYRVLGKTRDDAVGEAYDKVAKMMGLGYPGGPVIDRLAHQGNPCFVRFPRSMLKNDSLDFSFSGLKTAVLNFLLRNGWGPEGEGAEGLREHLSDVAASFQEAVMEVLITKTMTALHREGLARVTLGGGVAANGMLRRRLAQAAEKEGAVCSLPSSILCTDNAAMIAAVASRYHARGIVDDLSLNASAALRLGHHFSRANRDREKKEEDSSS from the coding sequence ATGCTTTGTTTAGGGATTGAAACCTCCTGTGATGAGACCTCGGCCTCGGTCGTGGAAGACGGCCGGGAGATCCGTTCCAATATTATCTCCTCGCAGGTGGAGATACACAGTAAGTATGGCGGGGTGGTTCCGGAACTTGCATCCCGGCATCATGTGGAACAGGTGACCCAGGTCGTGGATGCGGCGCTCATGGACGCCGGGGTCTCCCTCCAGCAGATTGACCTGATCGGTGCAACCTGCGGACCCGGTCTGATCGGCGCCTTGCTGGTCGGGCTCTCTTACGCCAAGGCCCTGGCTTTTGCCGGAGGCATCCCCTTCGTCGGGGTCCATCATATCGAGGGGCATATCCATGCCGTCACCCTGGAGCGGGAAGTCCCCACCCCCTACCTCTGTCTCGTGGTCTCCGGCGGGCATACGGCGTTGATCCATGTGCGGGCTTTCGGAGAGTACCGGGTGCTGGGAAAAACCCGGGACGACGCCGTCGGGGAGGCCTACGACAAGGTTGCCAAGATGATGGGATTGGGATATCCCGGCGGACCCGTCATCGATCGATTGGCGCATCAGGGAAATCCCTGTTTTGTACGATTCCCCCGCTCCATGCTGAAGAACGACTCTCTCGATTTCAGTTTCAGCGGGCTGAAAACGGCCGTCCTGAATTTTCTGTTACGGAATGGCTGGGGTCCGGAAGGGGAGGGGGCAGAGGGGTTGCGGGAACATTTGAGTGATGTTGCCGCCTCCTTTCAGGAGGCCGTCATGGAAGTCCTGATCACAAAGACGATGACGGCACTGCACCGGGAAGGGTTGGCGCGTGTCACGCTGGGGGGGGGGGTTGCCGCCAACGGGATGCTGAGAAGACGGCTGGCCCAGGCCGCTGAAAAGGAAGGGGCTGTCTGTTCCCTGCCGTCTTCCATCCTTTGTACGGACAATGCCGCCATGATTGCCGCCGTTGCTTCCCGCTATCATGCACGGGGCATCGTGGACGATCTCTCCCTCAATGCTTCGGCGGCGCTTCGCCTGGGACACCATTTCTCTCGTGCGAACAGAGACAGGGAGAAGAAAGAAGAGGACTCGTCATCATGA
- a CDS encoding divergent polysaccharide deacetylase family protein, with protein sequence MKKNKKRRSRKMGRKNNRSLWFTIGSVLFFLAAAVSILLYFEVHRERFSEWVGAGKKHAERKISSVEYDLVLKRFDRYLDGLLKDAHVARRNIRVHRTRRKGPKGTFISKRVEVDLSRRETLSLFEMKLNRYVRQFPGVFLRTRHELAGKKERTILSLYVGSTIVRSVVLVSLVPAAGAGEKPSGPRVAIIVDDIGAGLAPLNSLIALNVAITFSVLPDLRHSKDAVREIVDHHRELMLHLPMEPIDSLEHRPGSDALLVKMGEKEIRERVRRLLDLYPRIAGVNNHMGSRFTQDRDRMAVVLEEIKKRDLFFVDSLTTSRSVAYEEARRLGVPAARRDIFLDDVIHPDAVEKQIGRLIERAQEKGFAIAICHPHAVTLEALRDALGRFRAAGIRIVPVSELLDRS encoded by the coding sequence ATGAAAAAAAATAAAAAACGGCGGTCCCGAAAAATGGGGCGGAAAAACAATCGTTCTCTCTGGTTCACGATCGGTTCCGTACTCTTCTTTCTGGCCGCCGCTGTCTCGATTCTTCTCTATTTTGAAGTTCACCGCGAACGTTTTTCCGAATGGGTCGGGGCCGGCAAAAAACATGCCGAGAGGAAAATCTCATCGGTGGAATACGATCTCGTGCTGAAACGATTCGACCGGTATCTGGACGGGTTACTGAAAGATGCCCATGTCGCCCGGAGAAATATCCGGGTACACAGAACACGCAGGAAGGGTCCGAAGGGCACATTTATCTCCAAACGGGTGGAAGTGGATCTTTCCCGGAGGGAGACGCTTTCCCTGTTTGAGATGAAACTGAATCGGTATGTCCGTCAATTCCCCGGTGTTTTTCTCCGGACACGTCATGAGCTTGCGGGGAAAAAAGAGCGGACGATCCTGAGTCTGTATGTGGGGAGTACGATTGTACGGAGCGTCGTTCTCGTTTCTCTTGTTCCGGCGGCAGGTGCCGGGGAAAAACCTTCGGGGCCGCGCGTGGCCATTATTGTGGACGACATCGGCGCAGGCCTTGCTCCGCTCAACAGCCTGATCGCTCTGAATGTTGCGATCACTTTTTCCGTTTTGCCGGACTTGCGCCATTCGAAAGACGCCGTTCGGGAGATTGTTGATCACCACCGGGAATTGATGCTTCATCTGCCGATGGAGCCGATCGATTCTTTAGAACACCGGCCCGGGTCGGACGCTCTCCTGGTGAAGATGGGGGAAAAGGAGATCCGGGAGCGGGTCCGGCGATTACTCGATCTTTATCCCCGGATCGCCGGTGTGAACAACCATATGGGATCGCGGTTTACGCAGGATCGGGACCGGATGGCGGTGGTCCTGGAGGAAATCAAAAAACGGGACCTCTTCTTTGTGGACAGTCTGACGACAAGCCGTTCCGTTGCGTATGAGGAGGCGAGGCGGTTGGGAGTTCCTGCGGCCCGGCGGGATATATTTCTCGATGATGTGATCCATCCTGATGCTGTGGAAAAACAGATTGGGCGTTTGATTGAACGGGCACAGGAAAAGGGCTTTGCGATTGCCATCTGCCACCCCCATGCCGTTACCCTGGAGGCACTCCGGGATGCACTGGGACGATTTCGTGCCGCGGGAATCAGGATTGTACCCGTTTCGGAGTTGCTTGATCGGTCGTAA
- a CDS encoding sigma-54-dependent Fis family transcriptional regulator, whose translation MVGKKVMVVDDDESMRWVISKALEKEQYQVLTLDSAEAAMSRLNEESWPLLILDIRMPGMSGLEFLKKLQENGNPVLVIIMTAQATMNNAVDAMKWGAFDYLTKPFDMEELKVLVAKAFRILALNEEVKTLKGEILEKFEADTVVGESSVMQEIFKTIGRVAARDVTVLLTGESGTGKEVLARAIHYHSRRFGKPFVAVNLAAIPDDLMESELFGHEKGAFTGATARKIGKFEQANGGTLFLDEVGDLKMNLQTKLLRVLQEREVERVGGTGPIPVDVRILAATNSDLQKEVREGRFRDDLFFRLNVVPIRIPPLRERKEDIPLLLKFFLEKSRHELGTEVTGYTEATLDCLLQYFWPGNVRELENLVKRAVVMSRGPNLTSEYICTILQDGTTTEKAGKNNFDLLLRNNLAEFVQRMVLAGARDIRKLLLDRIEAPLIEMVMKEVGGNQIKAAYLLGINRNTLRKKIREYHIDPKSFRSIPK comes from the coding sequence ATGGTCGGCAAAAAAGTCATGGTCGTGGATGACGATGAGAGCATGCGTTGGGTGATCAGCAAAGCTCTCGAAAAGGAGCAGTACCAGGTACTGACACTTGATTCCGCCGAAGCAGCAATGTCGCGGCTGAACGAGGAATCCTGGCCTCTGCTGATTCTCGATATCCGGATGCCCGGCATGAGCGGTCTGGAATTCCTGAAGAAACTGCAGGAGAACGGAAATCCCGTACTGGTGATCATAATGACGGCACAGGCCACGATGAATAATGCCGTTGATGCAATGAAGTGGGGGGCCTTCGACTATCTTACCAAACCGTTCGATATGGAGGAGCTCAAGGTTCTCGTTGCCAAGGCCTTCCGGATCCTTGCGCTGAACGAGGAGGTGAAGACCCTGAAGGGAGAGATCCTCGAGAAGTTTGAAGCCGATACCGTCGTCGGTGAGAGTTCGGTCATGCAGGAGATCTTCAAGACGATCGGCCGGGTCGCTGCTCGGGATGTGACGGTCCTGCTGACCGGGGAGAGCGGAACCGGCAAAGAGGTGCTGGCCCGGGCGATCCATTATCATAGTCGGCGCTTCGGAAAACCCTTTGTGGCCGTCAACCTGGCGGCGATTCCGGATGACCTGATGGAGTCGGAACTCTTCGGCCATGAAAAGGGAGCTTTCACCGGGGCGACGGCCCGGAAGATCGGGAAATTCGAACAGGCGAATGGGGGAACGCTTTTCCTCGATGAGGTGGGCGATCTGAAAATGAACCTCCAGACCAAGTTGCTTCGCGTACTCCAGGAAAGGGAGGTTGAGCGGGTCGGCGGAACGGGACCGATCCCCGTGGATGTGCGTATCCTTGCTGCGACCAATAGTGATCTTCAGAAGGAGGTCCGGGAGGGTCGTTTCCGGGACGATCTTTTTTTCCGCCTCAATGTCGTACCGATCCGGATTCCGCCGCTCCGGGAGCGAAAAGAGGATATTCCGCTGCTTCTGAAGTTTTTCCTGGAGAAGTCCCGCCATGAACTCGGTACGGAGGTCACCGGTTATACGGAGGCCACGCTTGACTGCCTGTTGCAATACTTCTGGCCGGGAAATGTCCGGGAACTGGAAAACCTTGTTAAACGGGCGGTTGTGATGTCACGGGGCCCGAACCTGACATCGGAATATATCTGCACGATCCTTCAGGATGGCACCACAACGGAGAAAGCCGGGAAAAACAATTTCGACCTCCTCCTGCGCAACAATCTCGCTGAATTCGTGCAGCGAATGGTCCTGGCGGGTGCCCGGGATATCCGGAAACTTCTTCTTGATCGAATTGAGGCCCCCCTGATTGAGATGGTCATGAAAGAGGTCGGCGGGAACCAGATTAAAGCCGCTTACCTTCTCGGGATTAATCGAAATACCCTGCGGAAAAAAATCCGGGAATACCATATCGACCCCAAATCATTCCGGTCGATCCCGAAATAA
- the dusB gene encoding tRNA dihydrouridine synthase DusB produces the protein MKIGSLELGMGLVMAPMAGVTGSPFRRITRRLGADLVCTEMISAAALSRNPKVCEPYMPHPLDPRPISAQLFGAEPEEMEKAAALLTERDPDLIDINMGCPVKKVVRSGSGAALLRNLDHAARIVRSVVRATPLPVTVKFRSGWDHESLCAAEVARMAEGEGAAAVILHPRTKTQGFGGRSEWEEIRKVKETVKIPVIGNGDIRTPGDAADMLRRTGCDGMMIGRAALGDPWIFERIRTYLLTGEIPSRPSPREIYSVLRDQLICEVELSGKTRAVFRMRKFASWYSRGLPASTAFRDRINHVLTCEDFLCEMESFFLQKGPSPKAAGLAYEIGT, from the coding sequence ATGAAAATCGGTTCCCTTGAACTTGGAATGGGACTGGTGATGGCGCCGATGGCCGGTGTGACCGGTTCCCCTTTTCGCAGGATTACCCGCCGTCTCGGCGCCGACCTGGTCTGTACCGAGATGATTTCGGCGGCGGCGCTCTCCCGCAATCCGAAGGTTTGTGAACCTTACATGCCCCATCCTCTCGATCCCCGTCCGATCTCCGCCCAGCTCTTCGGTGCCGAACCGGAGGAGATGGAAAAGGCCGCGGCACTCTTGACGGAAAGAGATCCGGATCTGATCGATATCAATATGGGATGTCCCGTAAAGAAGGTGGTCCGCTCCGGTTCCGGGGCTGCGCTGCTCCGGAACCTCGACCACGCCGCCCGTATCGTGCGGAGTGTGGTTCGTGCAACACCGCTGCCGGTGACTGTGAAGTTTCGTTCCGGTTGGGATCATGAGAGCCTCTGTGCAGCGGAGGTGGCCCGAATGGCGGAGGGCGAGGGGGCCGCTGCCGTGATCCTCCATCCCCGCACGAAGACCCAGGGGTTCGGCGGCCGGTCGGAGTGGGAAGAGATCCGGAAGGTCAAGGAGACCGTGAAGATCCCGGTCATCGGAAACGGAGATATCCGGACGCCTGGGGATGCCGCCGACATGCTCCGTCGGACCGGTTGCGACGGGATGATGATCGGCCGTGCGGCATTGGGCGACCCGTGGATTTTCGAGCGGATCCGTACCTATCTGCTGACCGGTGAAATTCCTTCCCGTCCGTCGCCCCGGGAAATTTATTCCGTTCTGCGGGATCAGCTCATTTGTGAAGTTGAGCTTTCCGGCAAAACCCGTGCCGTTTTCAGGATGCGGAAATTCGCTTCCTGGTATTCCCGGGGGCTGCCGGCATCTACGGCTTTCCGGGACCGGATTAACCATGTGCTGACCTGCGAGGATTTCCTCTGTGAGATGGAATCCTTTTTCCTGCAAAAGGGGCCTTCCCCGAAGGCGGCGGGCTTGGCCTATGAAATCGGAACGTGA
- a CDS encoding HU family DNA-binding protein — MTKAELIETMASDAKISKASAAKALDSMIKSVTKTLKKGNKVTLVGFGSFSVVKRKARTGRNPKTGETIKIKAKKVPKFTPGKGLRSAL, encoded by the coding sequence ATGACGAAAGCAGAGTTGATCGAAACGATGGCTTCAGATGCAAAGATCAGTAAGGCCTCTGCCGCCAAGGCCCTGGACTCGATGATCAAAAGTGTCACCAAGACCCTCAAGAAAGGCAACAAGGTCACCCTGGTCGGTTTCGGAAGCTTCTCCGTTGTCAAACGGAAGGCCCGGACCGGCCGGAACCCCAAGACCGGTGAAACGATCAAGATCAAGGCCAAAAAGGTGCCGAAGTTCACCCCGGGTAAAGGTCTCCGGTCCGCTCTCTGA
- a CDS encoding DUF444 family protein has product MAARIEKDYSRFRQIVKGTIRKNLKKYISHSEMIGRKGKDLVSIPVPQIDLPHFKYGHEEVGGVGQGEGEPGTPIGQGDPGEGTGQAGDQPGEHLLEAEISIEELAEILGEELELPRIEPKGRKNIISRKGRYTGIRRVGPESLRHFKRTYREALKRQIISGTYNPDRPILIPIREDRRYRSWKEQVKPESSAVILYMMDVSGSMGEEQKELVRIESFWIETWLHSQYEGLQIRYIVHDATAREVDSETFYRTKESGGTVISSAYELCRKILKQEYNPDEWNIYPFHFSDGDNWSGGDTARCLKLLKDELLPVSNQFSYGQVKSHYGSGQFIKDLRQHLSDEEKMVASEINSRDDILQSIKDFLGKGR; this is encoded by the coding sequence ATGGCCGCGAGGATTGAAAAGGATTACAGCCGTTTCCGTCAGATCGTGAAGGGGACGATCCGGAAAAATCTCAAAAAGTATATCAGCCATTCCGAGATGATCGGGCGGAAGGGGAAGGACCTTGTGAGCATCCCCGTGCCCCAGATCGATCTTCCCCATTTCAAGTACGGTCACGAAGAGGTCGGCGGTGTCGGGCAGGGGGAGGGAGAGCCGGGCACGCCGATCGGGCAGGGGGATCCGGGAGAGGGGACGGGACAGGCCGGGGACCAGCCGGGTGAACACCTCCTCGAAGCGGAAATCAGCATCGAAGAATTAGCGGAGATCCTGGGGGAAGAGCTGGAACTGCCCCGGATCGAACCGAAGGGCAGGAAGAACATCATTTCCCGCAAAGGTCGCTACACCGGCATCCGCCGGGTGGGGCCGGAATCGCTCCGCCACTTCAAACGGACCTATCGAGAAGCCCTGAAACGGCAGATTATCTCCGGAACCTACAATCCCGACCGCCCGATCCTCATCCCCATCCGGGAAGACAGGCGGTACCGATCCTGGAAAGAACAGGTGAAACCGGAAAGCTCTGCCGTCATCCTCTACATGATGGATGTCTCCGGCTCCATGGGGGAGGAGCAGAAGGAACTGGTCCGGATCGAAAGTTTCTGGATCGAGACCTGGCTTCACTCGCAGTACGAAGGATTGCAGATCCGTTACATCGTTCACGACGCCACCGCCCGGGAGGTCGATTCGGAGACCTTTTACCGGACAAAGGAAAGCGGCGGGACGGTGATCTCCTCGGCCTACGAACTCTGCCGGAAGATCCTGAAACAGGAATACAACCCGGATGAGTGGAATATCTACCCCTTCCATTTTTCCGACGGCGACAACTGGAGCGGGGGCGACACGGCGCGGTGCCTGAAGCTTCTGAAAGATGAACTCCTTCCCGTGAGCAACCAGTTCTCCTACGGCCAGGTCAAGAGCCATTACGGCAGTGGACAGTTCATCAAGGACCTGCGGCAGCACCTCTCCGACGAGGAGAAGATGGTCGCCTCCGAAATCAACAGCCGGGATGACATTCTGCAATCGATCAAGGACTTCCTGGGAAAGGGGCGCTGA
- a CDS encoding SpoVR family protein yields the protein MLLPPEMAEIKMRIRDVALGYGLDFYEVFFHLLDFAGINQVAAYGGFPTRYPHWRFGMEYDRLSKGYAYGLQKIYEMVINNDPAHAYLLNVNNLVDQKIVMAHVYGHVDFFKNNDWFSKTNRKMLDEMANHGVRVRRHMEKYGMEKVETFLDACLSLEHLIDYHAPFVQRRKKPTGRTLDEEENQAPSTRKFKSKEYMNDFINPREYIEAQLEKARESMERKKAFPESPQKDVLQFLIEYSPLENWERDILSIIREESYYFAPQGQTKIMNEGWASYWHSTIMTQKILQDSELIDYADHHSGTMGTRPGVINPYKVGIELFRDIEDRWNRGRFGKEFEECENVAEKKAWDKQLGLGREKIFEVRKIHNDITFIDTFLTQEFCDKHKLFTYKFNRQTGMYEIADRDYRKIKAQLLFGLTNFGQPLITVIDGNYRNRGELLLKHQYEGIGLKQDYARDTLKNIQTIWRRPVFIETVVNDEATRIGFDGKEVIEEKIPAAEKEDTAEKVEA from the coding sequence ATGCTGCTTCCACCGGAAATGGCCGAAATCAAGATGCGGATCCGGGACGTTGCCCTGGGGTACGGTCTTGATTTTTACGAGGTATTCTTCCACTTGCTTGATTTTGCGGGCATCAACCAGGTCGCGGCCTACGGCGGGTTCCCGACCCGCTATCCCCACTGGCGGTTCGGAATGGAATACGACCGGCTGAGCAAGGGTTATGCCTACGGACTGCAGAAGATCTATGAAATGGTCATCAACAATGATCCCGCCCATGCCTATCTGCTGAACGTCAATAACCTGGTGGACCAGAAGATCGTCATGGCCCATGTTTACGGTCACGTCGATTTTTTCAAGAATAACGACTGGTTTTCAAAAACGAACCGAAAGATGCTCGATGAAATGGCAAATCACGGGGTCCGGGTCCGGCGCCACATGGAGAAGTACGGAATGGAGAAGGTGGAAACCTTTCTTGACGCCTGCCTCTCACTGGAACACCTGATCGACTATCATGCTCCTTTTGTTCAGCGCAGGAAAAAGCCGACCGGCCGTACGCTTGACGAAGAAGAGAATCAAGCTCCCAGCACCCGAAAGTTTAAAAGCAAAGAGTACATGAACGATTTCATCAATCCCCGGGAATATATCGAAGCGCAGTTGGAGAAGGCCCGGGAGTCGATGGAGAGAAAGAAGGCCTTCCCCGAATCGCCGCAGAAAGATGTCCTGCAATTTCTGATCGAATATTCACCCCTGGAGAACTGGGAGCGGGATATCCTCTCGATCATTCGGGAAGAGAGTTACTACTTCGCGCCCCAGGGGCAGACCAAGATCATGAACGAAGGGTGGGCCAGCTACTGGCACTCGACGATCATGACGCAGAAGATCCTTCAGGACTCCGAACTGATCGACTACGCCGACCATCATTCCGGGACGATGGGGACCCGGCCCGGCGTAATCAACCCGTACAAGGTGGGGATCGAACTCTTCCGGGATATCGAAGACCGCTGGAACAGGGGACGGTTCGGGAAGGAATTCGAAGAATGTGAAAATGTCGCCGAGAAAAAGGCCTGGGATAAGCAACTCGGACTCGGCAGGGAAAAGATCTTCGAAGTCCGGAAGATCCATAACGACATTACCTTTATTGATACCTTCCTGACCCAGGAATTCTGCGACAAGCACAAGCTTTTCACCTACAAGTTCAATCGTCAAACGGGAATGTATGAGATTGCCGATCGGGACTATCGGAAGATCAAGGCCCAACTCCTTTTCGGACTGACCAACTTCGGACAGCCCCTCATCACGGTTATCGACGGGAACTACAGGAACCGGGGTGAATTGCTCCTCAAACACCAGTACGAAGGAATCGGTCTCAAGCAGGATTACGCCCGGGATACCCTCAAGAACATCCAGACCATCTGGCGGCGCCCGGTCTTTATCGAAACCGTCGTGAACGATGAAGCGACGCGGATCGGTTTTGACGGCAAAGAGGTCATCGAAGAAAAGATCCCCGCCGCCGAAAAAGAAGACACAGCCGAAAAGGTCGAGGCCTGA
- the murJ gene encoding murein biosynthesis integral membrane protein MurJ, which produces MGKNQEIAKAAGIIGSATFLSRILGYLRDVIVANLFGAGLATDAFIVASRIPNYLRRLFGEGTLNASLVPVFSEYLTRRSKSEAWELANVVMTSISALVTLLTLLGIFFAPWVVRGLAPGFSDNPEQFALAVLLTRVTFPFAVFIGISAAVMGVLNSLKHFGAPALAPAILNIMMILCALFLSPHLSVPILSLSIGILLGGIFQLLVQVPFLWKRGFRFRFRFQPRHPGFQRVVRLMVPGIIGQSVLQINIFIGNILASFLPTGSISFLFFADRLVQFPLGVFGISAATAMLPTLSQHAAEKNLPGMVETLGRTMRLVIFLMLPSLVGLSVLSVPIVSALFQRGNFSYSATVATAQALLYYSLGLWAFAEVRVVAQVYYALQDTWTPMKIGATAVLANVVLSLVLMGPLKHGGLALANSLSSMLNVSLLVWILRKRVGPLGGTAFLRLLLKILPASAILGFCAYYGAGTALWKLHGHTLEKFYRLGWGILLGGGGYTVMCLLFRVEEVRMVRDWLLRRSGSPHR; this is translated from the coding sequence ATGGGCAAGAATCAGGAGATTGCGAAGGCTGCCGGTATCATCGGCAGTGCCACCTTCCTGAGCCGGATTTTGGGATATCTGAGAGATGTCATCGTGGCCAATCTCTTCGGCGCCGGTTTGGCCACGGATGCCTTTATCGTCGCCAGCCGGATTCCCAACTACCTGCGCAGACTCTTCGGAGAAGGGACCTTGAACGCGTCCCTGGTCCCGGTTTTCTCGGAATATCTGACCCGCCGGTCCAAAAGCGAAGCATGGGAACTGGCCAACGTGGTCATGACTTCCATTTCAGCGCTGGTAACGTTATTGACTCTTCTCGGGATCTTCTTTGCTCCCTGGGTCGTGCGGGGCCTGGCCCCCGGGTTCTCCGACAATCCTGAACAGTTTGCACTGGCCGTTTTGCTGACGCGGGTCACTTTCCCTTTTGCCGTCTTTATCGGGATCTCCGCAGCGGTGATGGGGGTCTTGAATTCCCTGAAACACTTCGGCGCCCCCGCCCTGGCCCCGGCCATTCTGAACATTATGATGATTCTCTGTGCCCTGTTTCTATCGCCCCATCTGTCCGTGCCGATCCTGAGTCTTTCCATCGGCATCCTGTTGGGAGGGATCTTTCAGCTTCTCGTGCAGGTTCCCTTTTTATGGAAAAGAGGCTTCCGTTTTCGATTCCGGTTTCAGCCGCGTCATCCTGGGTTTCAGCGTGTCGTCCGTCTGATGGTCCCCGGTATCATCGGCCAGAGCGTACTCCAGATCAACATCTTCATCGGAAATATTCTGGCCTCCTTCCTCCCCACGGGGAGTATTTCCTTTCTCTTTTTTGCCGATCGGCTGGTGCAGTTTCCTCTGGGAGTCTTTGGTATCTCCGCCGCCACGGCGATGTTGCCCACGCTGTCACAGCACGCCGCCGAAAAGAATCTCCCGGGGATGGTGGAGACCCTTGGCCGGACCATGCGATTAGTCATTTTTCTCATGCTTCCTTCCCTGGTGGGGCTGTCCGTATTGAGCGTTCCCATCGTCAGTGCACTCTTCCAGCGGGGAAATTTCAGCTATTCCGCGACCGTTGCCACGGCGCAGGCCCTTCTCTATTATTCCCTGGGGCTGTGGGCCTTTGCGGAAGTACGCGTGGTCGCTCAGGTTTATTATGCTCTGCAGGATACCTGGACGCCGATGAAGATCGGCGCCACGGCCGTTCTGGCCAACGTCGTGCTGAGCCTGGTTCTCATGGGGCCTCTGAAGCATGGGGGACTGGCCCTGGCCAATTCTCTCTCCTCCATGCTGAACGTTTCCCTGTTGGTCTGGATTCTCAGAAAACGGGTCGGTCCCCTCGGGGGGACGGCCTTTCTCCGTCTTCTGCTGAAAATTCTTCCCGCTTCGGCGATCCTCGGATTTTGTGCGTACTACGGGGCGGGAACGGCTCTCTGGAAACTTCATGGACATACGCTGGAAAAATTTTATAGGCTGGGCTGGGGGATCCTTTTGGGGGGCGGCGGCTATACGGTGATGTGTCTCCTTTTTCGTGTCGAAGAGGTCCGGATGGTCCGGGACTGGCTTTTGAGGCGTTCCGGGAGTCCCCATCGTTAA